Below is a window of Plasmodium chabaudi chabaudi strain AS genome assembly, chromosome: 10 DNA.
TAGTGTGATGAGAATTcctataatattttatagaatatacataaagaaaaacttttaatatgaataaatatttatattagaaGCATGAAATGTATATTGCATGGGTATTATGAAGCggagaatatatttttatggaCCCTATTGTGAGTCTAAATTTATGCTTTCAAATGATCGTTTGACTATATCTTTTTCAGCCAGAAATGGTATTTCATTATCTTCGATAACTAAAGCATTTTTCTTCAAATCAATTGAGCATTGATgtctttttaataaatctaGACCGAATATAAAATCGATATCATAATCATCTATTATAGTTAATGCAACAGCATAGAAATAAtttccaattttaatatcaaTCATGTGTATTTTTCCTAGTATAGATTTTGTTCCAACTCCTTTAGCTATACCAGTAAATCGTGTATCCATTAATCTTAGAATGTTACATTTTTCTGCACACCTTTTTGATATAATACTTGTTTGTGCCCCTGAATCAACAAATGCAtgtataacatttttatttatttcaacaggtatatataacatatatactACACCAAATGCTTCAGGAAAATGCTCCTGTGCTAATGCGAGATttgaatttatttgatttttatatatatgttcatatatatatttttgtgatTCCTCAGATAGTGGGTCTTTTAATGCTTTTTCATACATTTCTTGTTCtctttgtttttcttttttttccatttcatatttttcttttactattttttttatttcttctaGATTTGCAGTATTTATAgcatcatataattttttatcttgAATTTGTAATATGCTCATCTTTGCTTTATCTGTTTTTAATtgcaataatttttcagcttctttttttatatattccatTTCTTGAAAAATTCGAAACTGCTCCAAGATCCCATTAAATGCAGCGTTATTACCTTGCCCTGCATTATTCAAACCACTTGGAAGTATACTCCCTGGATTGGGTGTACTACTATTAGTAGCTGATGTGTTAGTGACACCACTattgttcataatatttccaAACCCGTTTGCATTTAATTCTTCTTGTAACATATCAagattaattttttttcggataaataaaagatcACCTTCATGCAtgttcaatttttttaaagtatcTGATTTATCTACAGCCTTTCCATTATACgttaattcatttatattcatattaagagaaaaatcattttcaaTTATGCTCATTATTATAGACATTTCAGTATCTTCATGCAAATCTAGACtggttattatattattatcatcagATATCGTTATGAACACCATTTTGATCAATTTTTGTAAGATTCTTGAAGGGGGGATATTTTCGCTTTATGGAAGTTTAGTCTATTTGGATACTAAAGTGAAACTGTATGGCTATTCTTGTGGAGGCagttatatgtatattagcATTAAGATAACGTAATAAATTGTTACCAAAtgatgcatatatatattgcttGTTTCTGAGTGCAGGCATTCACAACTTTAGAATGCAAAGCTAATCAAGAATGTTTTACCTCatgtaaaaaagaaaacacaaaaaaaaatcacaaAATACACAAATCACCATATATGAAATTgtatgaattaaaaaattttaaatgtttTGAATATGtatgatatatttcttGGTCAAATTTGTATGCGCATTTTTTACTGAAACTAAATCAACTTTAtgataaaatgaatttcAATGGAAAAggaaagcaaaaaaaatgataataaagaagaatgaaaaaataataaacgaataaataaaaatgagtTTTTCCATACATTATCCTCAAGTCATTAATTATCCatggttatatatttttacttgaAAAAAgggataaaaaaaatcaataaaaaaacaaaaagcatgtgcatacaaatatacaataattatttaaataatatataaaaaaaatggaaaggGAATGAATAAATTGAAGATATTATTTCGCATAAGCCCATTGTTTAAAAC
It encodes the following:
- a CDS encoding DNA damage-inducible protein 1, putative, which translates into the protein MVFITISDDNNIITSLDLHEDTEMSIIMSIIENDFSLNMNINELTYNGKAVDKSDTLKKLNMHEGDLLFIRKKINLDMLQEELNANGFGNIMNNSGVTNTSATNSSTPNPGSILPSGLNNAGQGNNAAFNGILEQFRIFQEMEYIKKEAEKLLQLKTDKAKMSILQIQDKKLYDAINTANLEEIKKIVKEKYEMEKKEKQREQEMYEKALKDPLSEESQKYIYEHIYKNQINSNLALAQEHFPEAFGVVYMLYIPVEINKNVIHAFVDSGAQTSIISKRCAEKCNILRLMDTRFTGIAKGVGTKSILGKIHMIDIKIGNYFYAVALTIIDDYDIDFIFGLDLLKRHQCSIDLKKNALVIEDNEIPFLAEKDIVKRSFESINLDSQ